A region of Carassius gibelio isolate Cgi1373 ecotype wild population from Czech Republic chromosome B11, carGib1.2-hapl.c, whole genome shotgun sequence DNA encodes the following proteins:
- the LOC127968338 gene encoding uncharacterized protein LOC127968338 translates to MSKRLELSHDGHDECDEDIRPDTRHFNHGHEENSEELDMLSTKQWQKDGINEIDEDTIKKSEAQNTKSLLGMIDTYDRPASANAEGGYAEQDLYASSGFENKPGKRLPKAGYLAEAGVGRARAEYSIFEAEAKGPSASFGIEAKEGKLGAMARAEIASASAKAGPVGVKVGLGFDTGASIGVGGVEAKILGFGFSFGSKMGVSLLGSEVSFSFF, encoded by the exons ATGTCTAAAAGACTGGAGTTAAGCCACGATGGACATGACGAATgtg atgAAGACATTAGACCTGATACCAGACATTTTAACCATGGACATGAAGAAAACA GTGAAGAGTTAGACATGCTGTCTACCAAACAGTGGCAGAAAGATGGCATAAATGAAATTGATGAGGATACTATCAAAAAGTCAGAAGCGCAAAATACGAAATCTTTACTGGGCATGATTGACACGTACGACAGACCAGCGAGTGCCAATGCAGAAGGAGGTTATGCTGAACAAGACTTATATGCATCATCAGGTTTTGAAAACAAACCAGGAAAAAGGCTTCCCAAGGCTGGATACCTTGCAGAAGCAGGAGTTGGACGAGCTCGTGCTGAATACAGTATATTTGAGGCTGAAGCCAAAGGTCCAAGTGCCTCATTTGGTATCGAAGCCAAAGAGGGTAAACTCGGAGCAATGGCTCGAGCTGAAATCGCCAGTGCATCAGCTAAAGCCGGTCCAGTTGGTGTGAAAGTGGGACTAGGCTTTGACACGGGTGCATCTATTGGTGTGGGTGGGGTGGAGGCCAAAATCCTTGGATTTGGATTCTCATTTGGTTCAAAGATGGGAGTATCCTTGCTGGGTTCAGAAGTGTCATTTTCATTCTTTTAG